The segment CGTGCTGCATCGGCGCAGTCGTGGCTGGGCATGGTGGGCCTTCGGCGCAGGTATTGCCGGTTCCGCACTGTATGCGGCGCAGGTAGACGTTGTCTCGGAATGGTTCGATTTTGCGGGTATGGAAGTCGTGAACGCGGGCATGCACGTGCTGATCTGCGCCATGCTGTCGGTGCTTGCGTGGCGACCCACCGCTCATCCAGCACCGACCTCGCCGATGTTGGTGGTGGTGGCACTGGCTGTGGTCCGTGAAGGATTCGAGATCCTCCTGTACCTCTCCGGATTCGCAGCCGATCATCGGGCATGGGGTACGGTGCTGCTCGGCTCTGTGCTTGGTGCAGGTATCGGAGTCAGCATCGGTGCGCTGCTGTTTTATCTGGCAGTCGGAATGCCGCGCGAGCGCGCACTGTGGTTTGCCCGGGTGCTGATCGCGCTGTTTGCAGGGAACATGGCTGCGCAA is part of the Pseudomonadales bacterium genome and harbors:
- a CDS encoding FTR1 family protein; its protein translation is MLLTTAVLVLRETLEATVVVSVLLAWSVLHRRSRGWAWWAFGAGIAGSALYAAQVDVVSEWFDFAGMEVVNAGMHVLICAMLSVLAWRPTAHPAPTSPMLVVVALAVVREGFEILLYLSGFAADHRAWGTVLLGSVLGAGIGVSIGALLFYLAVGMPRERALWFARVLIALFAGNMAAQAVLLLIQADWISTGAPLWNTSHLLAEDSIVGQLLYALIGYEATPSVWQVVAYGATFCLMLWPFFGRPLRKHSSDGGS